In one Sphingomonas sanguinis genomic region, the following are encoded:
- a CDS encoding dicarboxylate/amino acid:cation symporter, protein MAKRLTLYIFIGLVLGLIVGLSLNLSLNDGSAEATAQLKTIASYFAIVTGLFLRLIKMIIAPLVFATLVSGIAQMGDTRALGRIGVRSLAWFISASLVSLSLGMLLVNLLQPGVGLNLPLPAVTADSGVVKAGFDLQKFVTHLVPASLIEAMATNEVLQIVIGSLFLGVAITAVGERAAPLVRAVDALVAVMLQVTDYVMRVAPIAVFAAVAGTLTEQGPSVIGKLAIFMGSFYLGLILLWCVLLGIAALFIGPRVRDLIAHIRAPLILAFSTASSEAAYPRILEGLDRFGVPPRIASFVLPLGYSFNLDGSMMYMTFASLFIAQAYGIDLSIGQQITMLLVLMVTSKGIAGVPRASLVVIAATMPMFNIPEAGLLLILAVDHFLDMGRSATNVIGNAVASAVIAKWEGPLDPPEPVDVASLHAPSGTPPKDAPDSFRQIGGH, encoded by the coding sequence ATGGCCAAGCGGCTGACCTTGTACATCTTCATCGGCCTCGTCCTGGGGCTGATCGTGGGCCTCTCGCTCAACCTCTCGCTGAATGACGGCAGCGCGGAAGCGACCGCGCAACTCAAGACGATCGCAAGTTATTTCGCGATCGTCACCGGCCTGTTCCTGCGCCTGATCAAGATGATCATCGCGCCGTTGGTCTTCGCGACCCTGGTGTCGGGAATCGCACAGATGGGCGATACCAGGGCGCTGGGGCGGATCGGGGTGCGCTCGCTCGCCTGGTTCATCTCGGCCAGCCTCGTCTCGCTCAGCCTGGGCATGTTGCTTGTCAACCTGCTCCAGCCCGGCGTCGGCCTGAACCTGCCGCTGCCCGCCGTCACCGCCGATAGCGGGGTGGTGAAGGCCGGGTTCGATCTGCAGAAGTTCGTCACCCATCTCGTCCCCGCCTCGCTGATCGAGGCGATGGCGACCAACGAAGTGCTCCAGATCGTCATCGGATCGCTGTTCCTGGGCGTCGCGATTACCGCGGTCGGCGAGCGTGCCGCGCCGCTGGTCCGCGCGGTCGATGCGCTGGTCGCGGTGATGTTGCAGGTGACGGACTATGTGATGCGCGTCGCCCCGATCGCGGTGTTTGCCGCGGTCGCGGGCACGCTGACCGAGCAGGGGCCGTCGGTGATCGGCAAGCTCGCCATCTTCATGGGCAGCTTCTATCTCGGCCTGATCCTGCTGTGGTGCGTGCTGCTCGGCATCGCCGCGCTGTTCATCGGCCCGCGCGTTCGCGACCTGATCGCGCATATCCGCGCGCCGCTGATCCTCGCCTTCTCGACCGCTTCGTCGGAGGCCGCCTATCCCCGCATTCTGGAGGGGCTGGACCGGTTCGGCGTGCCGCCGCGCATCGCCAGCTTCGTGCTGCCGCTGGGCTATTCGTTCAACCTCGACGGCTCGATGATGTACATGACCTTCGCGTCGCTGTTCATCGCGCAGGCGTACGGCATCGATCTATCGATCGGGCAGCAGATCACGATGCTGCTGGTCCTGATGGTCACGTCGAAGGGGATTGCGGGCGTGCCCCGCGCCTCGCTGGTGGTGATCGCGGCGACCATGCCGATGTTCAACATTCCCGAGGCCGGGTTGCTCCTCATCCTGGCGGTCGACCATTTCCTCGACATGGGGCGTTCGGCGACCAACGTGATCGGCAATGCGGTGGCGAGTGCGGTCATTGCCAAGTGGGAAGGTCCGCTCGATCCGCCCGAGCCGGTGGATGTGGCGTCGCTCCACGCTCCCTCGGGCACGCCTCCGAAGGATGCCCCCGACAGCTTCCGCCAGATCGGGGGGCATTGA